TATTAGAGAGTAGAGGCATTGCCGGATGGGATGAAACTCGGGAAGGTCAAGACCGCATTGATCAGGTGCTTTCCATGTACAAAAATGAATTGAATGACGCTTCCTGAGCAGTTTTGTAATGTATGGTGCTGTGAGGCATCGTATGCTAGGATGACTCGTCTGCAATCAATCCGCATCATGCTTTTATTTTATAATGGGCAAAGATTATTTGCCCGAGTGAGGAGGTACAATTTTTTTGAATATGAACAGGAGAATGAATTATGCAAATTAACTCAAAACAACGTGCTGAGATAGAAAGAATTTTATCGAATTGGAAAAGATATCTAGAAAGTCTTCCGCCAGCATCTGATGATTTGAAATTACATAAATGGCTGGGTATGAACACTTCATTGGTAAAAAAAGATACTTTTAGTAATAAGTTGCGAGTTGTTGCAAATGAGCTGAGAATACGTCTTGACGCAACGGCATTATAAAGCTTGGTATAAATAGAAAGGGTGTGGAGTGCCCCCATAAATGGCAACGCAAGAGTTTACGGGCTGAACGTTGTGTACTTTGTGGGGGCAAAATATTTCATACCCTTTTGGCTTGCTGATGGCTGGCAGGAAAATTTGCGCTCCTGTGCGTTTGTCCCCTGGCCGGATTTTCGTTCAGGCCGCATGGCTGATGTTCGCTGACATTCAGAGGGCAGGTTTCAAATTTTCTTGCGCGCAACACCAATTGAAGCCGGATAAAAAAAGAAGGCCGTGAAAATCACGGCCTTCCTGCATTTTAAATGCGTACTGGGCTTACCAGCGGCGGGCGGCGGGCTTTTTGGGCTCAGCCTTGTTCACGCGCAGGGCGCGGCCGTCAACTTCTTTGCCGTCAAGAGCGGAGATGGCGTTGATGGCGCTGCTTTCGTCCATTTCAACAAAACCAAAGCCACGGGCGCGGCCGGTTTCGCGATCAGAAATCAGGTTCACGGAAAGAACATCGCCAAAGGGCTTGAAGAGAGCTTCAACGCCGTCCTGGGTGGCAGACCAAGACAAATTACCGACATAAATAGAAGTAGCCATGTGAGACTCCAAATGGGTTAAGGGGAGGTAGACTTTCTGCTTGAAGCCTTACCCATGTAAAGTCTCTGGCGAAAAATTTACTATGCCCAATCAATGATGGGGAAACATAGGTCGGGCTGCAGAAAATGTCAATGAATGTTATTTTGAAAAAAGTAATATTGAGGTGGAAATTTGCAATTTTTATTAAACTATTACCAGCCAGAACAAGGGGATAAGGACTGAAAAATTATTTTTTATTATTCATTTAGACACCAAGATTTTATGTTGGTATGATAGTTGTTTGATGTTGAAAAAAATGGAGTATGTATGAATTATAAATTACGCCTTGTTACAAATATTCTTACGAGTAAGGAAGAAAAGGTTTTTACCTTTCAGGATGGGCAGAAAATGTCCATCGAGCCTGTGGGTGATGGTAAAACAGTAAATATCACCCTGGGGGAAGATGAGACGTACAAGACCAAAGGTGCCGATGCTTTTTTGAAAAGGGCGGAAAAAATACTCAAGCAGCGGGCGCAGGGGGAATCTGACGAGTCTTCACAGAATCATGACGATATATTCAAGATTCTATCCCTGTATGAGGGCTGCGGCCAGCGCCGAAGGTGATAGAGGCGAAATGTCTTACGGTGCGGAATATATGGCTTGATTTCTTTTATGGACGAAAAATCCCCTCTTGGTGGGGAGTTTTCGTCCATAAAAGAAAAAGGGGCTACTGTTTTACAGTAACCCCTTGAAATCTGGCGGAGAGGGGGAGATTCGAACTCCCGGTACGCTGTTAACGTACACACGATTTCCAATCGTGCTCCTTAGACCAGCTCGGACACCTCTCCATTCGGTGTTGTTCACCGCTCAAAGCCGAATACCTATATAGCAGGCATTCAGGAATTGCAAGAGAAAAAATTGAATCAGGGCAGTTTGTTGCAAAAAAAGTTGCCGAAAGGGGCTGCAACCGCCCCTGCGGCCCCCCCTTTTTTATGTCGCCGCACGGGCTCTGTTCTGACGAAGCCCCATCGCAGCAAAGCCCCCAGAGCAAAGAGTACAGAGCAAAGCCCACAGCGCTCCCAAAGAGCAAAGGCCCACCCGGAATCCCGGGTGGGCCTTGTATGAGATATCAACAGGGCTGCGCCGATCGGCCTGGGCTAATCGTCTTTGCGGTCCTTGTTTTTGGTTTCGTCATCTTTGCGCTTTTTCTTGGTGATCTGCGCGGCGCGATAAAAAGCCCACAGGCCAAACATCGCCATAACGGTAATGCCCACAGCATTGAGTGTCAGGATGTCCATGATCTGATCCTTCTGACGGCATCAGGCTGCTGAGGCCGCGCCATTGCGCAAGCGCGCGTTCTGTTGTGGTCTTGCCCGCTGGGGGGTTAGCCCATGACGCCTATGGTGCTGAAGCCGCTGTCCACATAGATGACCTGGCCCGTCACAGCGTGGGCAAGGTCAGAGGCGAGGTACAGGGCCGTGCCGCCCACGTCGCTGGTGGTGACGTTGCGGTGCAGCGGGGCGTTGCGGTCAACAATGTTGCACAGATCCTTCATGCTGGAGACAGCAGAAGCGGCAAGGGTCTTGATGGGGCCAGCGCTGATGGCGTTGACGCGGATGCCCTTGGTGCCGAAGTCGCAGGCAAGGTAGCGCACGGAGGCCTCAAGAGCGGCCTTGGCGACGCCCATGACGTTGTAGCCGGGGATGACCTTGGTGGAACCGTGATAGGTCATGGTCATGATGGAAGAACCCTCGTGCAGCAGGGGTTCAAAAGCCCGACAGACGCCCGTGAGCGAGTAGGCGGAAACGTCCATGGCAAGGCGGAAGCCCTCGCGGGAGGTGTCCACAAAGCGGCCACCCAGGTCTTCGCGATTGGCAAAGGCCACGGAGTGCACAAGGATGTCCAGATCGCCCCACTTTTCTTTGACCAGATCGGCGGCGGCCTGAATCTGCGCGTCATCGCACACATCGCACTGGAAGGTGAATTCACCGCCAAGCTCTTCGCTCAGGGGGTCAACGCGTTTTTTGATGGCATCGCCCACATAGTTGAACGCCAGCCGGGCGCCTTGTTCCTTAAGGGCATTGGCAATGCCGTACGCGATACTTCTATTATTGGCCAAACCCAGTATAAGAGCTTTCTTTCCTTGCAGCAGCATGGATCCTCCTAAAAAACAATGCAAGCCGAACGAGTCGGCACTAAAGTGTATCAGAACAGCGGCAGCGCGCGCTTGGGCCAAAAAAGCCGCACAATATACGCGGCGCTGTCGGACAGTGGACGGCAGGTCGATGGTACAGCCCGGCGCTTTTGTGAAAAAAGTGCCTTGGCCGCCACGCCAAAGGCGCGCCCGGCACTGTTGTACCGGACGCGCTCAAATTTTTTACTTTGTAAGGATGTCGTAAGCTTCCTGGTAGCGGTTCGCCGTGGCCTTGATGATTTCTTCCGGCAGGGCGGGCGGCGGGGGCTGCTTGTTCCAGGGCTGCTTTTCCAGCCAGTCTCGCAGGTACTGCTTGTCAAAGCTGGGCTGGCCCTGACCGGGCTGATACTGGTCAGCGGGCCAGAAGCGGGAAGAATCAGGCGTGAGCACTTCATCAATGAGGTGCAGTTTGCCGTCAATAAAGCCGAACTCAAACTTGGTGTCGGCCACGATGATGCCGCGCCCGGCGGCATAGGTGCGCCCGGCCTCGTAAATGGCAAGCGTGGTGCGTTCAACCTGGGCGGCGGTTTCCGCGCCGAGCAGTTTCGCAGCCTGAGCCACGCTGATGTTTTCATCGTGCTGGCCCAGTTCTGCCTTAGTTGAGGGCGTAAACAGCGCAGGTTCCAGCTTGTCGGATTCGCGCAGGTTGGCGGGCAGCTTGTAGCCGCACAGGGTGCCGGTGGCCTTGTAATCCTTCCAGCCGGAGCCGGTGATGTAGCCGCGCACAATGCATTCCACGGGCAGGGGCTTGGCCTTGCGTACGATGACGGCGCGGCCTTCAAGCTCGTCCTTCCAGGGGGCCAGAGCGGCGGGGAAGCGGTTCACATCGCTTTCAATCAAGTGATTGGGGATGATGTCCTTGAACTTTTCCATCCAGAACAGGGTGATCTGGTTAAGAATCACGCCCTTGTAGGGGATGGGTTCGTTCATGATCACGTCAAAGGCCGACATGCGGTCAGTGGTGACAATGAGCAGTGTTTTTTCGTCCACATCATAGATGTCGCGCACTTTCCCGCGAGAAAGAAGGGGATAGGCGCTGATCTCGGTTTTTACCACGACTTTCATGATGGCTCCTGATTCCTCTGGCTCTTGCTATTTCTTCCCGCGCGCTTCAACGGAGCGGGCGTGGGCTTCCAGGCCTTCCAGCCGGGCAAGGGCGGCTATGGACTGCATGTTCTGCTGTAAAAAGGTTGAAGAAGCGGCCACGATGCTGGTCTTTTTGCAGAAGGTCTGCACCGAAAGAGCCGATGAAAAACGCGCCGTTCCCAGTGTGGGCAGCACATGGTTGGGCCCGGCAAAATAGTCGCCCACGGGTTCGGGGCTGTGCTGGCCCATGAATACGGCACCGGCATGGCGAATAAAGGGCAATACGGCCCAGGGGTCGCGGGTGCACAGTTCAAGATGCTCCGGGGCCACCATGTTGGCAACCGCCACAGCTACGGAAAGATTGGGCGTAACCACAATGGCGCTCCAGTCTTCCAGCGCGCGGGCGGCGGTGGTGGCTCTGGGCAGGGCGGCGCACTGCTTTTTCAGCTCCTGCTGGAGGGCATCGGCCAGACGGGCATCGTCGGTGATGCAGATGGCCGAGGCCAGGGCATCGTGCTCCGCCTGCGAAAGCATATCCGCGGCAAGCCATGCGGGATTGGCGGAAGAATCGGCCAGCACGAGCACTTCGCTTGGCCCGGCGATCATATCAATGCCCACAGTGCCCTGCACAAAGCGCTTGGCAGTGGTGACAAAAATATTGCCAGGCCCGGCAATAACATCCACAGGCTGAATGGTCTGCGTACCGTAGGCCATGGCCGCAATGGACCATGCTCCGCCAACGCGGTAAACTTCATCAATATCAAGTAGATGCGCAGCAGCAAGAATGTGCGGATTAACCGTGCCGTCCTTGCGGGGCGGCGTGAATACCGCCAGACGCGGCACGCCAGCCACCTGGGCGGGTATGGCGCTCATGAGCAGGCTGGAAACAAGGGGCGTATTGCCGCCTTGGCCGCCGGGAACATACAGGCCGCCCGCGTCAACAGATGTAACCTGCTGGCCGAGAATGCTGCCGTCCGGGCGGGTGAGAAACCACGATTTCTCAACCTGCGCTTCGTGGAAAGAACGTATATTGGACGCAGCCTCGCCGATGATTTCGCGGCTTTCAATGGTGACGGAGGCTGCCGCCTTGGCGATCTCCTGCTCGCTCACGCGCAGGGGCGGGGCAAAGTCAGGGCAGTCAAAATTGCGCGTGTACTCCACAAGGGCGTCGTCGCCCTTTTGCCGCACAGCGTTGATAATGTCGGTTACGGCGCTTTCCACCCCGTTGCCGGGGTTGTGCCGCCCTTGCAGCCACTGGGCCAGCGCGGGCCATTCCTGTTCATGTTGCAGCGTCAAAATTCGGCATGTCATAGTGCTGTTCCTCTTCTGGTTCGCGCAATATACAGAAGCCGCCGCAGAATGTCGAGGCGCAGATGTCTGGCAACTGGCGCAAGTGCTGGAGCAGCGGAGGCCGCAACAAAACTTTTTGCAGTTACGGCAGCGCCTTGACAGGGTGGACAAGCATACTTACTTAACGAAAAGCATCGTGACCCCGCGGGGTCGATTCAGGAGGAAGCATGCAGCGTCATAAAATGAACCACTCATTCGGACAGCAGGGCGGTCAGCAGGGCAGCCAGGCGGATAACCGGGCAGAATGCCAGCCCGAAAGACCGGAAGATGGTTTTCTTGAAGAAGACGGTATTCTGTTCGGTCAACATGCGGGCAAGAATCCCGCTGCCGATTCCGTGCAGGAGTCTGATACTGCCCCGGCAGACAAGGCGGCTTCAGCCGAAAGCCTTGAAGAACGTTGCAAGGCGGAGCTGACAGAAATGCGCCTGCGTAATGCCGCAGAAATGGACAATTTCAAGAAGCGCCTGGCGCGCGAGCATGAAGAGCAGATGCGCTACGCTGCTGAAAAGGTCTTGGGAGATCTGCTGCCCACGCTCGATAACCTTGATCTGGCCCTGCGTTACGGCAGCAAGAGCGAAGCCTGCAAAGACATGTTGCAGGGCGTGGCCATGACCCACAAGCTGTTGCTTGATGCGGTGGAAAAGCACGGACTCAAGCCCCTGGGCGAGGAAGGCGAAGAATTTGATCCCAACGTGCATGAAGCTGTGGGGTTTGAAGACCGCCCCGACTTTGCCCCCAACTCTGTGGCGCGTGTGCTGCAACGGGGTTTCAAGCTGGGTGAGCGCTTGCTCCGCCCCGCCAAGGTGATGGTAAAACAGTAAATTTTTTGTGCTCGGCTTTTCGGCCCGGTGGCTTCGGCTGCCGGGCTTTTCTGTTTTTTGCGCTGGTTATGCCGTGCCCAGAAAATGGGCGGCCTCGGCAAGGATCTGCCGCAATTGTGATGTCGTTTCAGGCTCGTCACCCTGATTGGTGCTGCCGTCCGGGTCGTAATCACCACCCGTTTGCAGTGCCAGGCCCAGGCGTAGTTCCAGCAGTTCCCCCTCCGCCAGCGGGCAAAAGACAACATCTCTCCGCCCAATGGCGGAAAATGAACGTGGTAGCAACCCCATGCCGTCTCCTTGAGCTATGCGGGCCAGCAGCACATCGTATTCATCCGGTTCTTCCAGATAAACTGGCGCAAATCGCATATGGGCGAAAATGCCTCGCATGTGGTCAAAGTATACGGGGTTGTTCTCGCGCCGAAACCAGAAAAGAGGTCTGCCGTTCAGACTTTGCAGGCGTATCGGCTCCTGACTGTCATGCTGCAGGGCAGCAAGCCATGCGTGGGGCAAGGCCGCCAGCAGAGGCTCTGCATAGGGCAGCGGGCTTACGCGCACACCCGGAACCTCAAGCGGCAGGGCCACCAGTGCCGCGTTCAGTCTGCCCCGGCTAATCCCGCGCGCCAGTTGGGGCGAGGGCTGGCGCACATAGCGCACCGGGTTGCCTCTGAGAATATCAAGCTTTTTCATGAAGCCTGAAAAAATGCCCTGTTCAAAAGCTGTTGTCAGGCCAATGGACAAGGGCGCTTCTGATCCATTCCCGCCATGTCCGAGCCTCCGCAAAAGCAGCCTTGCGGCGTCCTGTGCTTCCAGTACCGGGCGGGCAATGCGCAGCACTTCCACCCCTGACTCTGTGAGTGTCAGCCCTCGGCTGTGGCGTTCAAACAGCGTGATGCCCAGCATTTCTTCCAGATGTCGCATATGGCGGCTCAGGGGCGGCTGGGTCATATACAGCCTGTCAGCTGCGCGGCGCAGGCTGCATTCTTCTGCAACTACAGAAAAATAGCGCAGCAGCCGCCAGTCAGGGATGTCAAAAAGATCGTTAGCCATACCTTAAAGGTATCACCAAAAAGGCAAGAGGCAAAGTAATGGCTTGGGCATAAAAGTTGAATCAGGCCAAGGCATTGAGCCAGGCCATTACGCAGGAGAATGTCATGCAGACTGATCGTTATGCCGCAGGGCTTGCCATGCTGGAACAGGTTGACGGACGCGGTGGGGAAAAAGTGCTTGAAAGCGTGCGGGCCATTTGCCCAGATTTTGCGCAATACCTTGTGGAATTTCCGTTCGGGGATATCTATTCAAGGCCAGGGCTGGATTTGAAAAAAAGGGAGATTGCCGTTGTGGCGGCCCTGACAGCAATGGGCAACGCGGCCCCGCAACTGCGTGTGCATATTGCGGCTGCCCTGCATGTGGGCTGCACCCGTCAGGAAATACTGGAAGTCATTATGCAGATGGCCGTGTACGCTGGGTTTCCCGCCGCGTTGAACGGCCTGTTTGCCGCCAGGGATGTTTTTGACGGGCAGGATGGGCAGAAAGTGTAGGGCT
The sequence above is a segment of the Desulfovibrio sp. genome. Coding sequences within it:
- a CDS encoding carboxymuconolactone decarboxylase family protein — translated: MQTDRYAAGLAMLEQVDGRGGEKVLESVRAICPDFAQYLVEFPFGDIYSRPGLDLKKREIAVVAALTAMGNAAPQLRVHIAAALHVGCTRQEILEVIMQMAVYAGFPAALNGLFAARDVFDGQDGQKV
- the hisD gene encoding histidinol dehydrogenase, whose amino-acid sequence is MTCRILTLQHEQEWPALAQWLQGRHNPGNGVESAVTDIINAVRQKGDDALVEYTRNFDCPDFAPPLRVSEQEIAKAAASVTIESREIIGEAASNIRSFHEAQVEKSWFLTRPDGSILGQQVTSVDAGGLYVPGGQGGNTPLVSSLLMSAIPAQVAGVPRLAVFTPPRKDGTVNPHILAAAHLLDIDEVYRVGGAWSIAAMAYGTQTIQPVDVIAGPGNIFVTTAKRFVQGTVGIDMIAGPSEVLVLADSSANPAWLAADMLSQAEHDALASAICITDDARLADALQQELKKQCAALPRATTAARALEDWSAIVVTPNLSVAVAVANMVAPEHLELCTRDPWAVLPFIRHAGAVFMGQHSPEPVGDYFAGPNHVLPTLGTARFSSALSVQTFCKKTSIVAASSTFLQQNMQSIAALARLEGLEAHARSVEARGKK
- the grpE gene encoding nucleotide exchange factor GrpE; the encoded protein is MNHSFGQQGGQQGSQADNRAECQPERPEDGFLEEDGILFGQHAGKNPAADSVQESDTAPADKAASAESLEERCKAELTEMRLRNAAEMDNFKKRLAREHEEQMRYAAEKVLGDLLPTLDNLDLALRYGSKSEACKDMLQGVAMTHKLLLDAVEKHGLKPLGEEGEEFDPNVHEAVGFEDRPDFAPNSVARVLQRGFKLGERLLRPAKVMVKQ
- a CDS encoding enoyl-ACP reductase; the encoded protein is MLLQGKKALILGLANNRSIAYGIANALKEQGARLAFNYVGDAIKKRVDPLSEELGGEFTFQCDVCDDAQIQAAADLVKEKWGDLDILVHSVAFANREDLGGRFVDTSREGFRLAMDVSAYSLTGVCRAFEPLLHEGSSIMTMTYHGSTKVIPGYNVMGVAKAALEASVRYLACDFGTKGIRVNAISAGPIKTLAASAVSSMKDLCNIVDRNAPLHRNVTTSDVGGTALYLASDLAHAVTGQVIYVDSGFSTIGVMG
- a CDS encoding phosphoribosylaminoimidazolesuccinocarboxamide synthase, which produces MKVVVKTEISAYPLLSRGKVRDIYDVDEKTLLIVTTDRMSAFDVIMNEPIPYKGVILNQITLFWMEKFKDIIPNHLIESDVNRFPAALAPWKDELEGRAVIVRKAKPLPVECIVRGYITGSGWKDYKATGTLCGYKLPANLRESDKLEPALFTPSTKAELGQHDENISVAQAAKLLGAETAAQVERTTLAIYEAGRTYAAGRGIIVADTKFEFGFIDGKLHLIDEVLTPDSSRFWPADQYQPGQGQPSFDKQYLRDWLEKQPWNKQPPPPALPEEIIKATANRYQEAYDILTK
- a CDS encoding RNA-binding protein, whose translation is MATSIYVGNLSWSATQDGVEALFKPFGDVLSVNLISDRETGRARGFGFVEMDESSAINAISALDGKEVDGRALRVNKAEPKKPAARRW
- a CDS encoding LysR family transcriptional regulator, encoding MANDLFDIPDWRLLRYFSVVAEECSLRRAADRLYMTQPPLSRHMRHLEEMLGITLFERHSRGLTLTESGVEVLRIARPVLEAQDAARLLLRRLGHGGNGSEAPLSIGLTTAFEQGIFSGFMKKLDILRGNPVRYVRQPSPQLARGISRGRLNAALVALPLEVPGVRVSPLPYAEPLLAALPHAWLAALQHDSQEPIRLQSLNGRPLFWFRRENNPVYFDHMRGIFAHMRFAPVYLEEPDEYDVLLARIAQGDGMGLLPRSFSAIGRRDVVFCPLAEGELLELRLGLALQTGGDYDPDGSTNQGDEPETTSQLRQILAEAAHFLGTA